From the Tripterygium wilfordii isolate XIE 37 chromosome 6, ASM1340144v1, whole genome shotgun sequence genome, one window contains:
- the LOC120000271 gene encoding trihelix transcription factor GT-1-like, with the protein MYLSEKPRPIDFYKEEASAVRDTMIIEVPASNGDYHHHHHHHHQQQPQPQPQNMIIGDNSSSEDHEVRAPKKRAETWVQDETRSLIGFRRGMDGLFNTSKSNKHLWEQISAKMREKGFDRSPTMCTDKWRNLLKEYKKVKHHEKGSGGSAKMSYYKDIEEILKDRNKSSQYKSPTPPSSSKVDSYMQFSDKGFEDTGISFGPMEASGRTTLNLERRSLDPDGHDGHPLAIAAADGVASGVPPWNWRDTPGNGVDGHSYGGRVISVKYGDYTRRIGIDGTADAIKEAIKSAFRLRTKRAFWLEDEDQIIRSLDREMPLGNYTLHLDEGLAIKVCLYDETVIPVHTEERIFYTEDDYRDFLTRRGWLCLREFDGYRNIDNMDDLRPGAVYRGVSGQAPVIN; encoded by the exons ATGTACCTCTCAGAGAAGCCTCGCCCAATAGATTTCTACAAGGAGGAAGCCTCCGCTGTACGCGACACCATGATTATCGAGGTCCCTGCCTCCAATGGTgactaccaccaccaccaccaccaccaccaccagcagcAGCCGCAGCCGCAGCCGCAGAACATGATTATTGGTGACAACAGCAGTAGCGAGGATCACGAGGTGAGGGCCCCGAAGAAGAGGGCGGAGACCTGGGTCCAGGACGAGACAAGGAGTCTTATTGGTTTCCGGCGAGGGATGGATGGGCTATTCAACACGTCCAAGTCTAACAAACACCTATGGGAGCAGATATCGGCCAAAATGAGGGAGAAGGGGTTTGATCGTTCACCGACTATGTGCACCGACAAGTGGAGGAACCTCCTGAAGGAGTACAAGAAGGTCAAACACCATGAAAAGGGAAGCGGTGGCTCTGCTAAGATGTCGTATTACAAGGATATTGAGGAGATTCTGAAGGACAGGAACAAGAGTTCCCAGTACAAAAGCCCCACACCTCCTTCTTCCTCCAAAGTCGATTCCTACATGCAATTCTCTGATAAGG GCTTTGAGGACACGGGTATATCATTTGGTCCCATGGAAG CTAGTGGCAGGACAACGCTTAATCTTGAAAGACGTAGTTTAGACCCTGATGGACATGACGGACATCCGCTTGCCATTGCGGCAGCAGATGGGGTAGCAAGTGGAGTTCCTCCTTGGAATTGGAGAGATACTCCTGGAAATG GTGTGGATGGTCATTCATATGGTGGGAGGGTTATATCAGTCAAATACGGGGACTACACCAGAAGGATTGGCATTGATGGCACTGCAGATGCCATTAAGGAGGCTATCAAATCTGCATTTAGATTGAGAACTAAACGTGCATTTTGGTTGGAGGATGAGGACCAGATAATTCGGAGTCTTGACAGGGAGATGCCTCTTGGGAACTACACTCTCCACCTTGATGAAG GATTGGCTATAAAGGTGTGCCTCTATGATGAGACGGTCATACCAGTCCATACAGAGGAGAGAATTTTCTACACTGAAGATGATTACCGTGATTTTCTGACCCGCCGAGGATGGTTATGTCTGAGGGAGTTTGATGGTTACAGAAACATCGACAATATGGACGATCTTCGACCAGGTGCAGTTTACCGTGGCGTGAGTGGCCAGGCACCAGTAATAAACTAA